The following nucleotide sequence is from Solidesulfovibrio carbinolicus.
GGCTGGCCGGTTCCCTCAAGGCCGTGCTGGCCCAGCGGCTTTTGCCGCGCATCGGCGGCGGCCGGGCCGTTTCGGCCGAACTGCTCGTCACCACCCTGCGCCTGCGCGAACGCATCGCCTCCGGCGAGGCGACAAGCCTTGGCGTCGCCGACATCATCGAACAGGGCGCGCCCTACGGCATGGTGGGCTTCGACGCCTCCACGGCCGCCCTTTTCGCCGCCGGCCTTATTACCGAAGAAACCGCCCTGGCCCGGGCCTCGGACCGGGCCGCCCTGGCCCGGGGACTGGACGCGGTCAAGGCCGCCCGGGGACAGGCCGTCTCCACCATCACCGGCCTGCGCCTGGAGGGCGAGTGACCAGGGCGCGCGGCCCCCTGGCCGCCCTTGCCAGCGCCCGCCGCCCGCCCCGTTTCGGGGTCCGGACGACGCGCCGACAGCCGGCCCCGCCCTCTTTCCATTTCGCCAACGACAAGGGCGCGTGACCATGGACCGCATCGCCGCGCTCCTTGTCCATCCCGATCCGGCCGTGCGCACGGCGCTGCGGACCGAGCTTTGCCGCGTCGACTTCATCCGAGTGTTGGGCGAGGCGGCCGACGCCTACGAAGCTTCCGAGCTGTTGCGCGCCATTCCCTACGGCCTGCTCTTTTGCGGCGTGGACCTTGGGGGGGAAATGGGCGGCTTCGAGCTGGCCGAGGCGCTCGCCGCCGCCAAACGCCAGCCCGGGCTGGTTTTCATCGCCGCCGACGAAACGCGCGCCTTTCGCGCCTTTGAACTGGGCGCGGCCGACTATCTGCTGTGGCCGTTCACCCCCCAGCGTTTCGCCCAGACCCTGGACCGGCTGGCCCGGTTCCGGCCGGCCTTCCGCGAGGCTCCGCCGCCGGAATGGCGGGCGGCCGCCGCGCCACGCCCGGGCCAGGACGACGACGGCGACGACGAGGCCGGCGGCGAGGAAACCGTGCGCCTGCCCCTGGAAGAGGACGAGGAGGACCGGTTCCTGTCGGCCCTGCGCCAGGCCTGGGACCCGCGCCACGAACGGGCCGTGGACATCGAAAAGCTGCCCATCACCCTGGACGGCCGCACCATCCTTTTGCCCTACACCCAGATCCTTTTTATCGAGGCCTACGAGGACTATTCCTTTGTCCATACCGCCAGCCAGAAGATGCTGACCTCGTATCGCCTCAAAAACCTTGAAGAACGCTTGCGGCCCCACCGCTTTTTCAGGGTCCACCGCAAATACCTCGTCAATCTCGACCAGGTGACCGAGATCGCCACCCTGCCCGGCGGCAACTTCATGCTGCGCACCGCCGGCAAAACCCGCATCGAGCTGCCCATCGGCCGCCGCCGCATCGGCGAGCTCAAGCAGATCCTCGGTCTGTGAGGGACGACATGCCCGCCAAACAAGGAACGCCGATGCCGCCGACGACCGGAACCCTGGACGCCCTGCTCGTGGAACAACGGGTGTTTCGCCCGGCCCCGGCCACGGTCATCGAAGCCAATATCAAACCCCACGACCTGGCCGAGGCCTACGCCCTGGCCGGCGCGGACCATCTGGCCTTCTGGGAAAAGGCGGCGCTCGAGCTGGAATGGCGGCGCAAGTGGGACGCCGTGCTCGACGCGTCGAACCCGCCCTTGTACCGCTGGTTTCCCGGAGCCCAGGGCAACATCGCCCACAACGCCCTGGACCGGCATGTCCATGCCTGGACCAAAAACAAGCTGGCGCTGATCTGGGAGGGCGAGGCCGGGGATTGCCGCAAATTCACCTATTTCGAGCTGTACCGCGAAGTGAACCGGCTGGCCGGGGCGCTGCGGGGCCTGGGCGTGGGGCGCGGCGACCGGGTGTGCCTGTACATGCCACCCATCCCCGAGACGGTTGTCGCCATGCTGGCCGCGGCCAAGATCGGCGCGCCCCACGTGTTCGTTTTCGCCGGCTATTCAGCCAAGGCCCTGCGCGAACGCGTAAACGACAGCCGGGCCAAGGTCGTCATTACGGCCGACGGCTTCTACCGTGGCGGGCGCATGATCGACCTCAAGGCCGTGGTGGACGAGGCCCTGCCCGGCGTGCGGCCCGAGGCGGCCGAGTCCGTGGTGGTGGTGCGCCGCACCGGCCACGACATCGACATGCAGGAGCCGCGCGACCTCTACTACCACGATCTCTTGCGCCAGGAATCGCCCGAGGCCCCCACCGAAGTCATGGAAGCCGACGAGCCGCTCTTCTGGCTGCACACCTCCGGCTCCACGGGCAAGCCCAAGGCCGTCGTCCACGGCCACGCCGGCTACATGGTCGGCGCGCACCACACCTTCCGCACGGTCTTTGACGTCAAGCCGACCGACATCCATTTCTGCACCGCCGATCCCGGCTGGATCACCGGCCACACCTACGGCGTCTACGGACCGCTTTTGACCGGCGCCACGGTCATCCTCTACGAAGGCCATCCGCTCTATCCCCAGGCCGACCGGCTGCCGAGCATCATCGAGCGCTACGGGGCCACCATTTTCTACGCCACGCCGACGCTTATCCGCATGCTCATGCGCTACGGGCCGCAGTATCCCAAAAAGCGCGACCTCTCGACCCTGCGACTGCTCGGCAGCGTCGGCGAACCGCTGGGGCCCGAGGCCTGGATGTGGCTGTACAAGCATTTCGGCGGCTCCAAGTGTCCGCTGCTGGACACCTGGTGGCAGACCGAAACCGGCATGGCCATGATCGCGCCCATGCCGATCTCGGTGCTCAAACCTGGTTCGGTGGGCAAGGCGCTGCCGGGCATCGAGGCCGAGGTGGTGGATCAGGCCGGCGCGCCGGTGGAGCCGGGCCAGGGAGGCTATCTGGTCATCAAAAAGCCCTGGCCGGCCATGTGCCTGGGCCTGGAGGGCGACCCGGCCGGCTACCGCGCCGCCTACTGGGAGCGCATCCCGGGGATGTATTTCGCCGGGGACGTGGCCCGGCGCGACGAGGACGGCTATTTCTGGATTCAGGGCCGGGCGGACGAGGTGCTCAACATCGCCGGCCACCGGGTGGGCACGGCCGAGGTGGAGGCGGCGCTGACGGCCCACCGTTTCGTGGCCGAAGCGGCGGTCATCGGGCTGCCCGACAAGATCAAGGGCGAGGTGGCCAAGGCGTTTGTCGTGCCCGATCCGGGCTGGATCGCCGCGTTCCCCGACGCCGACGCCTTCGACGCCGAGTTGCGCGCGCACGTGCGGCGCGAACTCGGCCCCATCGTCGTCATGCGGTCGGTGGAGCTGCGGGATACGTTGCCGAAGACGACCAGCGGGAAGATTTTAAGAAGGCAGTTGCGGAAGGAGGAGCTGGGGGAGGTAGGGTAGCACCTTACGGTTTTCCAGACGCCCTTGACTTGGTATCAATTGACAGTACCATAGCAACATGAACGCCAAGGCCCGTAAAACCCTGACCGCCATCTTTTCCGATCCGGTCAGATCGGATTTTGGCTGGGACGAGATTGAAGCGCTGTTTCGGGCTCTTGGGGCGGATATCCGCCAGGGACGAGGTTCGCGTATTCGCGTTGCCCTCGCCGGACAGACAGCCGTATTCCATCGTCCCCACCCACGCCCCACGTTGCTCAAAGCCGCCGTCAAAGACCTGCGCGCCTTTCTAACAAGCGCCGGAGTAATCCCATGAACATCATGAAATACAAGGACTTCATTGGCGAATTCGAATACGACGCCGAAGCCAAATTCTTCCACGGCCGCGTGGTCAATATCCGCGACACCGTGACCTTCGAAGGAGCCTCGGCCAGCGAACTCGAACAGGCGCTGGCTGATTCCGTGGAAGATTATCTGGAATTTTGCCGCGACCTCGGCCGCGAGCCAGACAAGCCGTTTTCCGGCAAATTCAATATCCGCCTGACGCCCCAGTCCCACCGACTGGTGGCGACCGCCGCCAAGGCCTGCGGCAAAAGCCTCAACGCCTTCGCCGCCGAAGCCCTGGAACGCCAGGCCCGGGCCGTGCTCGGCTAGGCCGCGTCAGCTGCGGCCGGCCGCCAAAATCCACACCCCCCCGCCCGGCGCTTGCCCCTGGCGCAATCCAGTCAAGTCTCGCCCCCCCCCACGCCAAAAAAGCCGCGACCGGCTCCGCGCCTGCCCCGTTTCCAGGGAGCGCGGAACCGCTCGCGGCTCCAAAATTCACCCCACCCTTTGCCGGGGTCCGGGGGGCTCATCCCCCCGGCGGGGTTCGGGGCAGCGCCCCGATTCTCCTCGTCGTTTTCCCTCTCCCCTTATGGCGACGACGACGTGCCGCGATAGGTCGGGGACTTCTCGATGAGATCAGCCAGCAGCAGCACCATGGACAGGTCGCGCTTGTTGTCCGCCGTCACGGCCGAGAGCACGTAATCCTTGAGCGACGCGCCCGTGGCCGGCAAATCCTCGCCGCCTCCCTGCCGGGACGTGTGCACGGATTCCATGAACGACAACAGCAGATACGGCCAGACGTCGTCATAGTAGAGATGGTAGTCGAGTATCTCCTTGATCTTCATGATCGCGTAAACAATGTTGTCCGTCTCGCGGTAGTCCCGTGTCCAGAGGTCCCGGTCGCTGATGTGCGGTCGCTTGGGAGACAACGCGGTGTCGAGCGTTTCCCGATGCGGCCGGACTACTTGGCGACGGGGTTCGAATTGCAGTATTCGAGCCATACGCCTCCCTCCCTGGGGCGATGTCGTCCGGCGTTCCTGCCGGACCCTCGCGTGGTAACCTCCTTTTCGGCCGGTCTCGGAATTCCTTTAGCGTCTCCACGGATAGTTTGTTCCAATCGCATCCTCGCAAACTTATTAAAAGAAACAATTTCACCGCCAGCCTTTCCCCGGGTAAGGGATACGCTTCAACCCCTTATTCTGGAGGATGCCATGAGCGACGCGGCCCATAAGGCCATGTGGGAAAAACTCGACCTCGACATCGAGGCCCACGACGGATTGCTGGCGGTTTTGGGCAAATTCTACGGCGACATCTATTTGTCCCAGGAAGGACGCCTCAAAGGCGCTGAATACCTCGACTTCGTCCTGTCCGAAGTCCATGGGCTGCGCATCAAGGAGATCCAGGACGCCAAGGCCGCCGGCAAGAAGATCGTCGGTACGTTTTGCGTGTTCGTGCCCGAGGAGCTGACCCTGGCCGCCGGCGCGGTCCAGGTCGGGCTGTGCGCCGGGGCCAAGGCCGGCACGGAGCTGGCCGAAACGTTGGTCCCGCGCGGAACCTGCGACCTCATCAAATCCTTTGTCGGCTTCAAGCTGGCCCGGCTGTGCCCCTACACCGAATCCTGCGACCTCATCGTGGGCGAGACCACCTGCGACGGCAAGAAAAAGGCCTATGAGGCCTTTTCCCAGCTCGCCAACATGCACATCATGGAAGTGCCGCAGTGCAAGGCCCCGTGCGACATGACGCTTTTTCGCTCGGAGCTCGTGCGCTACAAGGAAGCGCTGGAAAAGCTCACCGGCAACGCCATCACCGCTGCCGCCCTGGCCGAGGCCACCAAGGTCGTCAACGCCAAGCGCCGGGCCTTGCAGCGCCTCTCCGCCCTGCGCGCCGCCGATCCGGCCCCCATTTCCGGCCGCGACGCCCTGCTGATCAACCAGATAAGCTTCTACGACGATCCGGTGCGGTTCACGGCCAAGATCAACGAACTGTGCGACGAGATCGAGGCCCGGGTCGCCGCCGGCCAGGGCGTGGCCCCCAAAAAGACGCCGCGCCTGCTGCTGGCCGGCTGTCCCATGGCCGTGCCCAACTGGAAGCTGCCCTATCTCATCGAAAGCTCGGGCGCGGTCATCGTGGGCGAGGAATCCTGCATCGGCGAGCGCAACACCCGCGACCTCACCGACGAGACCCCGGCCGACCTGGACGGCATGCTCGACGCCCTGGCCGCGCGCTACATGCAAATTGACTGCGCCTGCTTTACCCCCAACGACGAGCGCCTGGACAACATCGCCGCCCTGGCCAAGCGCCTTGGAGCCGACGGCGTCGTCCACTACGGTCTGCTCTTCTGCCAGCCCTACGCCCACGAGGCCATGAAGGTGGGCAAGGCCATGGCGGCCGCCGGCATCCCCTATCTGGCCATCGAGACGGACTACGGCATGGAAGACGCCGGCCAGCTCAAGACCCGGGTCGAGGCTTTCGTGGAGACCCTGGCGTGAGCGAGGTCGCGGGCCTGGATGTCGGCTCGCGGGCCATCAAGCTGGTGGTGCGGCGGGAAGGGGAGACCGTCCTCTCCCGCCGCCTGCCCACCACCTTTGACCCGGCCGGCCAGCTGCAGGAACTCTTTGCGCACGGTGTGCCCAAGCGTCTGGCCGTCACCGGCTACGGCCGGGAGCTGGCCCGGGAACTCTACCCCCAGGCCCGCGCCGTCACCGAGATCAAGGCCCACGCCCTGGGGGCCGCAAGCCTTTTTCCCCAGGCCGCGACACTGCTCGACATCGGCGGCCAGGACACCAAGGCCATCGCGCTTCTGCCCGGCGGCCGGGTCGGCCGCTTCGAGATGAACGACCGCTGCGCCGCCGGCACGGGCAAGTTCCTGGAATACGTGGCCACGGCCTTCGGCCTGTCGGTTGCCGCCTTTGCCGCCCTGGCCCTTACCGGCGACGATCCGCCGCTGATCAGTTCCATGTGCACGGTCTTTGCCGAGACCGAGGCCACCACCCTCATGGCCCGGGGCGTGTCCCAGGCCAACATCGCCCTTGGGCTGCACAAGGCCGTGGCCGGCCGCACCCTGGCCATGCTCGGCCGGGTGGGACTGACCCCGCCCGTGGTCTTTGTCGGCGGCGTGGCCCATAATCCCTGCCTCGTGCGATTGGTGGCCGAGGCCGTGGGCGGCCAAGTGCTGGTGCCCGAAAGCCCGGACATGACCGGCGCTTTGGGCGCGGCCCTGTGGCTGGCTGCCGAAACGGCCTGACAGGCTGGATTTTCGCCCGCATCGTCCTTCCCCGCGCCCTTGCCCAGCGCCCCGGAAAAGCGCATAGCTCGCGTTGTCAACGACAAACGGTGATCACGTTATCCTGCATCGCGCCCTATTCCTGGCGGCCGCTGCTGGCGTCACTGACGCCGGTCGGGTCAGATAGTTTCCATGAACAATAATTTATAATTTGTAACTTGTTTTCCGGCCAGCCTCGGCGTAGCCGTTTTCACGTGAACTTCCGGCACGCCACCGGAAGCCTGGGGCGCGACGATGGCTGTTTGCTCGAACCCCTTTGTTTGATTGGAGGAAGGAACACATGAAGACGATGAAAAGCCTGGCCCTGGCCGCCGCCCTGCTCATGGGCGCGACGACCCTGGCCCATGCCGCCACGGAAGTGAAGATGACCGGCGACGCCCGCGTCTACGGCAACTTCTTCGAGGGCCGCAACTTCACCGGCTGGAACAAGACCGGCACCAAGACCGAGGACAACTTCGAAATCTGGGAGCGCTTCCGCCTGCGC
It contains:
- a CDS encoding double-cubane-cluster-containing anaerobic reductase, with the translated sequence MSDAAHKAMWEKLDLDIEAHDGLLAVLGKFYGDIYLSQEGRLKGAEYLDFVLSEVHGLRIKEIQDAKAAGKKIVGTFCVFVPEELTLAAGAVQVGLCAGAKAGTELAETLVPRGTCDLIKSFVGFKLARLCPYTESCDLIVGETTCDGKKKAYEAFSQLANMHIMEVPQCKAPCDMTLFRSELVRYKEALEKLTGNAITAAALAEATKVVNAKRRALQRLSALRAADPAPISGRDALLINQISFYDDPVRFTAKINELCDEIEARVAAGQGVAPKKTPRLLLAGCPMAVPNWKLPYLIESSGAVIVGEESCIGERNTRDLTDETPADLDGMLDALAARYMQIDCACFTPNDERLDNIAALAKRLGADGVVHYGLLFCQPYAHEAMKVGKAMAAAGIPYLAIETDYGMEDAGQLKTRVEAFVETLA
- the acs gene encoding acetate--CoA ligase, whose translation is MPPTTGTLDALLVEQRVFRPAPATVIEANIKPHDLAEAYALAGADHLAFWEKAALELEWRRKWDAVLDASNPPLYRWFPGAQGNIAHNALDRHVHAWTKNKLALIWEGEAGDCRKFTYFELYREVNRLAGALRGLGVGRGDRVCLYMPPIPETVVAMLAAAKIGAPHVFVFAGYSAKALRERVNDSRAKVVITADGFYRGGRMIDLKAVVDEALPGVRPEAAESVVVVRRTGHDIDMQEPRDLYYHDLLRQESPEAPTEVMEADEPLFWLHTSGSTGKPKAVVHGHAGYMVGAHHTFRTVFDVKPTDIHFCTADPGWITGHTYGVYGPLLTGATVILYEGHPLYPQADRLPSIIERYGATIFYATPTLIRMLMRYGPQYPKKRDLSTLRLLGSVGEPLGPEAWMWLYKHFGGSKCPLLDTWWQTETGMAMIAPMPISVLKPGSVGKALPGIEAEVVDQAGAPVEPGQGGYLVIKKPWPAMCLGLEGDPAGYRAAYWERIPGMYFAGDVARRDEDGYFWIQGRADEVLNIAGHRVGTAEVEAALTAHRFVAEAAVIGLPDKIKGEVAKAFVVPDPGWIAAFPDADAFDAELRAHVRRELGPIVVMRSVELRDTLPKTTSGKILRRQLRKEELGEVG
- a CDS encoding acyl-CoA dehydratase activase, producing the protein MSEVAGLDVGSRAIKLVVRREGETVLSRRLPTTFDPAGQLQELFAHGVPKRLAVTGYGRELARELYPQARAVTEIKAHALGAASLFPQAATLLDIGGQDTKAIALLPGGRVGRFEMNDRCAAGTGKFLEYVATAFGLSVAAFAALALTGDDPPLISSMCTVFAETEATTLMARGVSQANIALGLHKAVAGRTLAMLGRVGLTPPVVFVGGVAHNPCLVRLVAEAVGGQVLVPESPDMTGALGAALWLAAETA
- a CDS encoding type II toxin-antitoxin system HicB family antitoxin; translated protein: MNIMKYKDFIGEFEYDAEAKFFHGRVVNIRDTVTFEGASASELEQALADSVEDYLEFCRDLGREPDKPFSGKFNIRLTPQSHRLVATAAKACGKSLNAFAAEALERQARAVLG
- a CDS encoding LytR/AlgR family response regulator transcription factor, whose protein sequence is MDRIAALLVHPDPAVRTALRTELCRVDFIRVLGEAADAYEASELLRAIPYGLLFCGVDLGGEMGGFELAEALAAAKRQPGLVFIAADETRAFRAFELGAADYLLWPFTPQRFAQTLDRLARFRPAFREAPPPEWRAAAAPRPGQDDDGDDEAGGEETVRLPLEEDEEDRFLSALRQAWDPRHERAVDIEKLPITLDGRTILLPYTQILFIEAYEDYSFVHTASQKMLTSYRLKNLEERLRPHRFFRVHRKYLVNLDQVTEIATLPGGNFMLRTAGKTRIELPIGRRRIGELKQILGL
- a CDS encoding type II toxin-antitoxin system HicA family toxin — its product is MNAKARKTLTAIFSDPVRSDFGWDEIEALFRALGADIRQGRGSRIRVALAGQTAVFHRPHPRPTLLKAAVKDLRAFLTSAGVIP